The following is a genomic window from Hymenobacter chitinivorans DSM 11115.
AATGACGAGCACCACGCCCCGGGCGCTGTAGCCCACCTGACCCGTGCGGTACACCAACCGGCACTGGGCGTCGGTCAGCTCCCGGCCGTTTACGTCGGTGTCGAATTTACCCGAGAGGGCCCGGTAAATCTGCACTACGCCGGCAACGAGCACCGTGAGGCCCGCCAGGCCCAGCAGCCACTGCCCGTAGTTGTGGCGCAAGGCCTCCCGCAGCACCGATTTAGTGGTGCCCGTTTCCGCAACCCGGTGCCCGTACCAGGCCATTTTGCCCGCGTAATACGCCAGCAGGGAGTACAGCAGCCCGCTGAAGATGTAAAAGCCCCGCACGGCCAGTCCGGCCGTGCCGTGGCCCTTGCCTTCCGTATCGAGCAGCGCCTGGGTGAAGCGCCACACTACGTAGCCCACCAGCCCCACCGCCACCAGCCAGAGCAGCACCTGGCCCAGGGGCAAATGCTGAATGGTCTGGAATACCTGCTGCTGGTCGGCCGTATCGGCCCCGCGCACCCCAATGGCGGCCATCGTGGTCAGGGCCCCCAGTACCAGGTACACGAAGCCGATGGACAAGAAGCCCAGCCGGGCCAGGGCCCGAATACCGGTGGAAGGGGCAGGCAGAAGTTCGGGGAGGAC
Proteins encoded in this region:
- a CDS encoding DUF1206 domain-containing protein, translating into MSSAASVLPELLPAPSTGIRALARLGFLSIGFVYLVLGALTTMAAIGVRGADTADQQQVFQTIQHLPLGQVLLWLVAVGLVGYVVWRFTQALLDTEGKGHGTAGLAVRGFYIFSGLLYSLLAYYAGKMAWYGHRVAETGTTKSVLREALRHNYGQWLLGLAGLTVLVAGVVQIYRALSGKFDTDVNGRELTDAQCRLVYRTGQVGYSARGVVLVIMGYFGVKAALHANANEIRDTAGTFDALQAMGPAVLGVVALGLVAFGAYMLVQARFPILRGLGRK